The stretch of DNA AATACCAGACCATACTCATACCAATAGACCACAGAACCAGACACTCCAATCCACACTCCTTCAGATAAATCTCTGCTACAAAGGACGCATACATATTCATTTTCACCACAAACAATTACACAatggaatctcctccctgtaGCAGCAGTACAATGGCAATGCACCACACTCGAGGACTTCAATGCACACATTTCCAACGTAGCCCTTgaacaggttgggcacaaccctgcatatgggtaacagttacccatttgagtaacagttacctgtttgcagtaatcaataagttacccaattgagtaattatgtgaaaagaaaacgcataatgttgttttaaaaattattatcaaaaaagggcgtcataatttttagaatgcCTTACAACTGATCAAAGACTCTATGCTTCTGTGggtgaaatatcaaaatctgtTGTCTAACTTTGTTGTAAGATGACAATTTAGGTGCTCTCCATTGACTTCAGTGTATAAGCTATCATGGAAATtcagtgcaaatgtcatggttaAATGAGTTTTAAATGGTTTCTATTTTTAGCACCATAGTAAGCAATGGAGGTGGTttattttgtgacttttaccgaaattgagacaatgaagtttgtcccattttgattaataatgtaCTATATTATGTTAGTAATGGtgccatgtcaaaattattacgcccttttttgataaaaaagtttaaaacaaattcatgcatttttcttacaaaatattcctcatttgggtaacttattgattactcaaacaggtaaccgttactcaaatgggtaactgttacccatatgcagggttgtgcccaacctgttgAAGCCCTCACGCATTAGTTCTGCAAACActttttatctatatacttaaatttttttatcaaaatcacaAATTTAAACCCTTCACACCCTTGCACCCCTACAGATCATCGTGACATAATCGTCATATTTTGTCGGCGTTCATgtaaaaagaagaagaaaaaatctaTTCTGAAGGAGATTAAATGCTCATTGCTGTTGATATGTCCCAAGTTCATGAGAGGTACAGTTAGTTTGCAAATGTTAATTAATGCTTCTTTGATGGAGATTAAATGGAGTGTTCTGATGGTCATTCACTTTTAACTGAAATAAATATTGCTTACTCTTTTTATCTCTTTTTGACTTCGGCATTCTGTCACTGATTGGATCCACGTGTTTATGATACCGGAAGTTGTGAAACGAAATAGGAATGCTGGGTATCAGTGAAATGTTTTTGATAAGAATCGAAAAAATCGTATTGTATCCATCAGTATCGTGTATGTCTCAgacatattaataaaataaaatcaaatcaatttgATCTTTGTATGGTTCTTAATATTCAAGCGTGTCGGCGCAGTTGCTAGGTAACAATGACGTCAAACGTCTTCCTTGGTTTCGAAGAATGAATCCCCGAAATTCTGGAaagcaagggcaaataactcgcTTCCAGTTTGCTATCAACAAGAGAAAATATAGTTCCtgtgttaaaaaataaaattatcaatttagaCTGGATATAACATTCAAAACATTCATCATTCTTCGATTTTAGTGTATGTTAAGTTTAATTTCGTGTTTTGAACTCAGATTTGAAGGAAACCTATTTTTACACTGCGGatgaaaataatgatgtcaccgAAGAACTGAATTACAGTCTTCCGCCTGTGAACAGAAGGAAGGGTCACTCAAATAACTGCAAAAATGTCTGCGTCTGAAGCAGAAAAACCTCATCAGGAGGAAATTGATGAAATCATTGCAAAAGCGAAGCTCGCGGAGCAGTCAGAACGGTATGATGATATGGCGACTATGATGAAGAAGCGAGTAGAATTAGATCGACCGCTTACGAACGAGGAGAGGAATCTACTTTCTGTCGCCTACAAAAATGTCGTGGGCGCTCGACGGTCCTCTTGGAGGGTTATCTCTAGTATCGAACAGAAAAAGCCATCTGATAATGGAGACAAGAAAAAGCCCATTGTGACGGAGTATAAAACTAAAATCACCAATGAACTAACAGAAATTTGCAATGAAGTACTGGTAAGTATTTCTATGATCGCGGACATGTTGTACACGCGGATGTATATATGTCGGTGACGACACGCCGTGTAGGAATAtttgtatgatttatttttggCGACTTGGCAAGAAATGCtgttatttacaaataaatgtgaaatatcGTACAGATTATAGCTTATGCTAGCTTTCTTTGcataattatgaatatttttgaaCTTAGAAAATTCGGTTTGAATCAATTATCTTGTATTTTAGCACTGACACCATTCAGCTGTTTATGCATTCCTCAGAAAAAATGGGTGTGTTCATATTCACCCTGGAGATAATTGcattattttataatacacGATTTGTTTGCGCTCTGTATTGTAAAACCATACCTATAAAAGGcaattacatttcattttaCTTGTAAGTTTTGTATCTTAAGCAGTATCACTCAATATGTTAATCATAATAATGGAATCCTAATGTAGACACTGAAGGCCTGTTATGAGGTTATATTGGGAGACATGCAATATTGCCAATGCACTCATTCAGACAATAACGATTTATTCACTTCCTGTAACCGCCGTACACTGCATGAAATATGAGAACAGCTTAAACAGGTTGAGAATCACCTTGGAAAGTCCAGACAGTCTCCAATATGCGAGATGATGTTGAGCTCGTTTACAGAGATAAATTAAATTGACTTGAATGAGGGACATTTAGAGACATTGGGCAGATAATTTCGCTTGCTCTTAAATTGATTTTGCATCTAACCATGCAGTTACCTGTCCTCAAGGTAATTTATGTGTGCTGGCATGTTGCCTCTTCGACCCATTTCATTACGACATTAGTATCTTCAGGTTCCGACTTTCAATGTCTTCTGTTAGATAGTAAAAGACAACTTCTAACACAAGATTATAAGTACTTCCATCTGTGATGGTAATTTACAAAAAGTATACATGATATTTAAAAAGAAGCTAATTAAAGCATCAAATGCCATTCAAATTCAAACATCTTTGTGCATGTTGATGCATACATTCAGTAATGTACACATCATCCATAGTGCTATATATCGCGAGGTATGTAACGATACAGGGTTCATGATACAATATGTATCGCGATATTTCGAAACAATTCGAATGCTGTGGTGTCGTTGTAAATGTGTTGTTGGGTTCGTTGTATTTCTGGAAAATTTAGGCTTTTGCTTACACTCATTACAAAAGATGCGACTTTTATTCATTTTCCATGTCGtgaattctttttttattttattttattaggaGAGGTGGGGGAGGAGTTGAGTTGCTTTATCACTACATTACGAAGGAATTTGTCTTTCAGGCTTTACTCTGGCTAGAagtcttttatttctcattaccaTAATTGAACTTCATCTGAATAAACATCAAGCAAGCGTAAAAATCTAAGTTGAAAACTTCACACActgcatttttgttttgaaaaaagtgtgataaaatagctAGGGTCGGAAGTAAAAACTGGGGTAGGTAGGGGTACCTGAAACATacgtattttaaaaaaaaaataatttttttttgcctaataaaTTGCACATGATGCATCGATGCACCACCAAGCAATGCAATACATCGATGCATCAGTGAATCGTTACACTTCTAATCATGCACACTCATAGAAAATGAGATGAAATATTTTGTCGAAGTAAGAGAAAACAGTGATACCTTTCACTTTTGCAGAAATGTTATTTATGTTCATTGAATTGAAGAGCAGTTTGGGTGTCTACTTCTAAAATGAGGTTGAAAATCTCCTTTGTACATTGTTTGATCTATGTAAAAGCGATTAAGTCTAGCTCACATTCTGAGACTGCACTCTCAACTTGTTCGGTGATTCtcaacatttttatatattgttatgtttattaatatgaaatagtgcTGTAGTAATACTGTATAAGgaagtaaatatattttatgttttgccAATAGATTTTAGATGATGAGTAATTTAGGACACTCTGTACTTCAATATCCTTGTACAAAGCGACTCCAGGTTCAGGTACAACTATTCTTTTTCAGAAATTGCTTAAAGAAAAGCTTATACCTTTAGTCGATAGTGATGATCAATCACTTGATGGAAAGGAGAGTCTTGTCTTCTATCTGAAAATGAAGGGCGACTATTACCGGTACTTGGCAGAAGTTCATGAGGCAGGAAGCTCAGTGCCAAAGAGTAAGGAAATAATTTGATCTTTAATATgaagattttatatataatttgatgtAGCTCAGAAAAAGCCATGGCAAACCTATaccatattttgtaaaatatgctTGATCAGAAAAATTAATTGACATGTGATCAATACTACCCAATGTTGAATTCAAATTCGAAACCCTGAGATTGAGGTCTTGCTGTAATAAGTTTGGACGTTTTCAGGGCTCAAAATTAACACTCTAAAATGTTCCAACATTTGTTATTATCTAtacaataaatgaatatattaaatgtCGGTGAATTTGgttgcttttaattttactttcaaattaaaatggcaaaagggatcaatctagctctgatttattactgttcatgggtaa from Argopecten irradians isolate NY chromosome 15, Ai_NY, whole genome shotgun sequence encodes:
- the LOC138308818 gene encoding 14-3-3 protein zeta/delta-like — its product is MSASEAEKPHQEEIDEIIAKAKLAEQSERYDDMATMMKKRVELDRPLTNEERNLLSVAYKNVVGARRSSWRVISSIEQKKPSDNGDKKKPIVTEYKTKITNELTEICNEVLKLLKEKLIPLVDSDDQSLDGKESLVFYLKMKGDYYRYLAEVHEAGSSVPKTSIIDESRNAYEQAHQKACSYMQPTHPIRLGLSLNYSVFFYEIDNCPDHACKTAKKAFDDAIAELDTLSEESYKDSTLIMQLLRDNLTLWTSDNQPDQQEESLN